The Solibacillus daqui genome has a segment encoding these proteins:
- a CDS encoding sigma-70 family RNA polymerase sigma factor: MMLSDERAFSEAMEEYSDYLLRIAYLYVKDWLVAEDIVQDAFLSYYVKFEQFEERASLKTYLVRIVINKCKDYLKSWKYRKLTLTNHFFSAKKDAATAIQNEERLDIANAVLSLPIHLREVIIHYYYDELSVLEVASLLALSDNTVKTRLRRARQLLKEQLSHDEWEVLSHE, translated from the coding sequence ATGATGCTTTCTGATGAACGTGCTTTTAGTGAAGCAATGGAAGAATACAGCGATTATTTACTGCGCATCGCTTACCTCTACGTAAAAGATTGGCTAGTTGCAGAAGATATTGTGCAAGATGCTTTTTTGTCCTACTATGTAAAGTTCGAGCAATTTGAAGAACGTGCTTCACTCAAAACATACCTTGTGCGTATTGTGATTAATAAATGTAAAGACTACTTAAAGTCTTGGAAATATCGCAAGCTAACCTTAACGAATCATTTTTTTAGTGCTAAAAAAGATGCGGCTACCGCAATACAAAATGAAGAACGTCTTGATATTGCCAATGCCGTACTGAGTTTACCTATCCATTTGCGTGAAGTCATTATTCATTATTATTACGATGAGTTATCCGTTTTAGAAGTCGCCTCCTTATTAGCACTTTCCGACAATACCGTTAAAACAAGATTGAGGCGCGCACGACAGCTATTAAAAGAACAGCTTTCACATGACGAATGGGAGGTGCTTTCACATGAATGA
- a CDS encoding NAD-dependent epimerase/dehydratase family protein, with translation MNILVLGGTRFFGRKLVENLLAEQHDVTIVTRGMSENPFGKNVTHIKVDRKDVASFKEALADKQFDVVYDNICYSPNEAKQLCEIFNGSIKKLVFTSTLSTYEANGTAHAEEDFNPYDYEIRMGDTHEFTYGEGKRLAEAVFYKEANFPVVAVRFPIVMGEDDYTRRLHFHVERILNDEPIGFVNMDAEMSFIQATEAAKFLAWVGMNDVEGPINATANGIISLKDLISLIEDKTNKRAKIALLGTDEIRSPYAIPASWYMKNDKATGLGFTFSNLQDWLSGLVEAISKVNVK, from the coding sequence ATGAATATTTTAGTATTAGGCGGCACACGATTTTTTGGACGAAAATTAGTAGAAAATTTATTAGCAGAACAGCATGATGTAACGATTGTGACGCGTGGCATGTCAGAAAATCCTTTCGGCAAGAACGTGACACATATTAAAGTTGATCGCAAAGATGTGGCAAGCTTTAAAGAAGCATTAGCAGACAAACAGTTTGATGTTGTTTACGATAATATTTGTTATTCTCCAAATGAAGCAAAGCAGCTATGTGAAATTTTCAATGGTTCAATAAAAAAACTAGTTTTTACATCGACACTTTCAACATACGAAGCAAACGGTACAGCCCATGCGGAAGAGGATTTTAACCCATATGACTATGAAATTCGTATGGGGGATACGCATGAATTTACTTACGGAGAAGGCAAACGATTAGCAGAGGCTGTGTTTTATAAAGAGGCCAATTTCCCAGTTGTGGCAGTACGTTTCCCAATTGTTATGGGGGAAGATGATTACACACGCCGCTTGCATTTCCATGTCGAGCGCATTTTAAACGATGAGCCAATCGGATTTGTTAATATGGATGCGGAGATGTCATTTATTCAGGCGACAGAAGCAGCCAAATTTTTAGCATGGGTTGGTATGAATGATGTAGAAGGCCCAATAAATGCAACAGCGAACGGGATTATCTCATTGAAGGATTTAATTTCTTTAATTGAAGACAAAACGAATAAACGTGCAAAAATTGCATTGCTCGGTACAGATGAAATTCGTTCACCATACGCGATTCCAGCTTCTTGGTATATGAAAAATGATAAGGCAACAGGCTTAGGCTTTACATTTAGTAATTTACAAGATTGGTTGTCAGGCTTAGTTGAGGCCATTTCAAAAGTAAATGTGAAATAG
- a CDS encoding NupC/NupG family nucleoside CNT transporter produces the protein MNVLWGIGGIFIVLIIAFLLSSAKSSIKWRTILVGLAIQILFAFIVLKWEAGREVLESFSNGVQHLISYANEGISFLFGPAADTENFGFVFAFQVLTVIIFFSALISVLYYLGIMQFLIRIIGGGLSKLLGTSKAESISAAANIFVGYTEAPLVIRPFINKMTKSELFAVMTGGLASVSGSVLVGYALLGVPLEYLLAASFMAAPAGLVLAKIMIPETEVIDEGNFKLEKDDSSANVIDAAARGASDGMKLAVNVGAMLLAFIGIIALLNGILGGLGSIFGFEDLTLQGILGYLFSPLAFAIGVPWAEAVQAGSYIGQKLVLNEFVAYASFGPAIAELSDKTVIVVSFALCGFANLSSMAILLGGLGSLAPNRRSDIARLGVRAVAAGMLASLLSAAIAGMFI, from the coding sequence ATGAACGTACTATGGGGAATTGGCGGTATTTTTATCGTCTTAATAATTGCTTTTCTTTTATCAAGCGCTAAAAGTTCAATTAAGTGGCGCACAATTTTAGTGGGATTAGCAATTCAAATTTTATTTGCTTTTATTGTTTTAAAATGGGAGGCCGGTCGAGAGGTACTTGAAAGTTTCTCCAACGGCGTGCAACATTTAATTTCTTATGCGAATGAAGGAATTTCTTTCTTATTTGGACCTGCAGCAGATACAGAAAATTTTGGGTTTGTTTTTGCCTTTCAAGTGCTAACCGTTATCATTTTCTTTTCTGCTTTAATCTCGGTTTTATATTATTTAGGCATAATGCAATTTTTAATACGCATTATCGGTGGAGGACTTTCGAAGCTTCTTGGGACAAGCAAGGCGGAGTCCATTTCAGCAGCTGCAAACATCTTTGTTGGGTATACAGAAGCACCACTTGTCATTCGGCCGTTCATTAACAAAATGACAAAGTCTGAGTTATTTGCCGTTATGACAGGAGGACTTGCATCAGTCTCTGGTTCGGTTTTAGTCGGATATGCATTGTTAGGTGTGCCTCTAGAATATTTACTTGCAGCAAGCTTTATGGCTGCCCCAGCTGGGTTAGTTTTAGCTAAAATCATGATTCCAGAAACAGAAGTTATTGATGAAGGAAACTTTAAGTTAGAAAAAGATGATTCTTCTGCGAATGTAATTGATGCAGCTGCACGAGGTGCAAGTGATGGGATGAAGCTTGCAGTGAATGTTGGAGCTATGCTACTGGCATTTATTGGTATTATCGCATTACTTAACGGTATACTTGGTGGTTTAGGCAGTATCTTTGGTTTTGAAGACTTAACACTTCAAGGCATTTTAGGTTACCTGTTTTCACCATTAGCGTTTGCCATTGGTGTTCCATGGGCAGAAGCTGTTCAAGCTGGTTCATACATTGGGCAAAAACTTGTGTTGAATGAGTTTGTTGCTTATGCATCATTTGGGCCAGCGATTGCAGAGCTTTCTGATAAAACTGTTATTGTAGTTAGTTTCGCTTTATGTGGTTTTGCAAACTTAAGTTCAATGGCCATTTTATTAGGTGGCTTAGGGTCATTAGCACCAAATCGCCGTTCAGATATTGCTCGTTTAGGAGTTAGAGCTGTTGCTGCGGGGATGTTAGCTTCCTTATTAAGTGCGGCAATAGCAGGGATGTTTATTTAA
- a CDS encoding M3 family oligoendopeptidase has translation MATFKEFDYKRPNLDDMKEQYVVLLEEFKAADSVEAQSGVIDKLNKIRNTYSTMANIVYIRASIDTNDEFYQKERDHFDEIGPVVEELVFNYYTELVKSPFRSQLEEKWGTQLFALAENQLKGFSPEVIELMQQENKLTSEYSKLVASAQIEFDGKTLTLAQLAPYAESTDRAVRKAAREANFNFFAENKEKFDSIYDQLVKLRHKIATTLGFKNYVELGYVNMNRVDYNAEMVAKFREQVREFIVPLASKLYARQAERIGVDEFKFYDEGLSFLTGNAVPQGDAQWIVENGKKMYDELSKETGEFFNYMIEHDLMDLVAKKGKESGGYCTFIEDYDSPFIFSNFNGTSGDIDVLTHEAGHAFQVYSSRNIGIPEYLWPTYESCEIHSMSMEFFTWPWMELFFKHQTEKYKFSHLSSGLLFLPYGVSVDEFQHVVYENPEMTPAERNAAWKEIEAKYLPHRDYDGHDYLESGAVWQRQGHIYASPFYYIDYTLAQICAFQFWKRSGEDFEGAWKDYLHLCQLGGSFAFTKLVEEAGLISPFEEGCVESVIGTIEDYLNAVDDKNL, from the coding sequence ATGGCTACATTTAAAGAATTTGATTACAAACGTCCAAATTTAGATGACATGAAAGAACAATATGTGGTTCTTTTAGAAGAATTTAAAGCGGCGGATTCCGTTGAAGCGCAAAGTGGAGTAATTGATAAGCTAAACAAAATCCGCAACACGTATTCAACAATGGCAAATATCGTCTATATTCGTGCTTCGATTGATACGAATGATGAGTTTTATCAAAAAGAGCGTGATCACTTTGATGAAATCGGTCCTGTAGTAGAAGAACTAGTATTTAACTATTATACAGAGCTTGTAAAATCACCATTCCGTTCGCAACTAGAGGAGAAATGGGGCACGCAACTATTTGCATTAGCAGAAAATCAGTTAAAAGGCTTCTCACCAGAAGTCATTGAGTTAATGCAACAAGAAAACAAATTAACGTCTGAATATAGCAAGCTAGTTGCATCGGCACAAATTGAGTTTGATGGTAAAACATTAACATTAGCACAATTAGCACCATATGCAGAATCAACAGACCGTGCTGTACGTAAAGCAGCACGTGAAGCGAACTTTAATTTCTTTGCAGAAAACAAAGAAAAGTTTGATTCAATTTATGATCAATTAGTTAAGCTACGTCATAAAATCGCAACTACTTTGGGCTTTAAAAACTATGTAGAGCTAGGCTATGTCAACATGAATCGTGTAGACTATAATGCAGAAATGGTTGCAAAATTCCGTGAGCAAGTACGTGAATTTATCGTGCCACTTGCGTCGAAATTATACGCACGCCAAGCAGAGCGCATAGGTGTAGACGAGTTCAAGTTTTATGATGAAGGCTTATCGTTCTTAACGGGGAATGCTGTACCGCAAGGCGATGCACAGTGGATTGTTGAAAACGGGAAGAAAATGTACGACGAGCTTTCTAAAGAAACTGGCGAATTCTTTAACTATATGATTGAGCATGATTTAATGGATTTAGTTGCGAAAAAAGGGAAAGAAAGTGGCGGTTATTGTACGTTTATTGAAGACTATGATTCGCCGTTTATTTTCTCAAACTTTAATGGAACATCAGGTGACATCGATGTTTTAACGCACGAAGCAGGTCACGCATTCCAAGTATACTCTAGCCGTAACATCGGAATTCCAGAGTACTTATGGCCAACATATGAGTCTTGTGAAATTCACTCAATGAGTATGGAATTTTTCACATGGCCTTGGATGGAGCTATTCTTTAAGCATCAAACTGAGAAATACAAATTCTCACATTTAAGCAGTGGCTTATTATTCTTACCATATGGAGTGTCAGTTGATGAGTTCCAGCACGTTGTGTACGAAAACCCTGAAATGACTCCAGCTGAGCGTAATGCGGCATGGAAAGAAATTGAGGCGAAGTATTTACCACACCGCGATTACGATGGGCACGACTATTTAGAATCTGGTGCAGTATGGCAACGTCAAGGTCATATTTATGCAAGCCCGTTTTATTACATCGATTACACATTAGCGCAAATTTGTGCATTCCAATTCTGGAAACGCTCAGGTGAAGACTTCGAAGGCGCATGGAAAGATTATTTACACCTTTGCCAATTAGGTGGATCATTTGCCTTCACGAAGCTAGTAGAAGAGGCTGGATTAATTTCACCATTTGAAGAGGGTTGTGTAGAATCCGTTATTGGTACTATTGAAGATTATTTAAATGCTGTTGATGATAAAAATTTATAA
- a CDS encoding lysophospholipid acyltransferase family protein, which yields MYKFIAGVVNVILGVNGARAKVYGEENVPKEGGFIVACTHNGYIDILNLGTSMLPREIHFMAKKQLFDIKGLGWLITKLNAFPVDRDNPGPSVIKIPRQLIKEGKIVGIFPSGTRSSENSELKAGAITIAQLSKAQIVPAAYIGPKDAKGVFKRQKGYLVYGKPFSVESGKDGRDASVQFLEEELLRLTNELKAKHPEIK from the coding sequence GTGTATAAATTTATTGCAGGTGTAGTAAACGTAATTTTAGGCGTAAATGGAGCAAGGGCAAAAGTGTACGGCGAAGAAAATGTTCCGAAAGAGGGCGGCTTCATAGTTGCCTGTACTCACAATGGTTATATTGATATTTTAAATTTAGGTACGTCAATGTTGCCGCGTGAAATTCATTTCATGGCGAAAAAACAGCTTTTCGATATTAAAGGGCTAGGCTGGTTAATTACAAAGCTCAATGCTTTCCCAGTTGACCGTGATAACCCAGGGCCGAGTGTAATTAAAATTCCTCGTCAATTAATTAAAGAAGGAAAGATTGTAGGCATTTTTCCAAGTGGTACACGTAGCTCAGAAAATTCAGAGTTAAAAGCAGGAGCTATTACAATCGCACAGTTGTCTAAAGCACAAATTGTGCCAGCTGCCTATATCGGACCAAAAGATGCAAAGGGTGTATTCAAGCGTCAAAAAGGCTATTTAGTTTACGGTAAGCCCTTTTCAGTGGAATCAGGTAAGGATGGCCGTGATGCATCAGTGCAATTTTTAGAAGAAGAATTACTTCGTTTAACAAACGAATTAAAAGCAAAACATCCAGAAATAAAATAA
- a CDS encoding YfhD family protein encodes MGRDNKQGQSSNKGSLPQTPKNQKIAPNKAKEEFSKEFSDMINSVAEKKSKK; translated from the coding sequence ATGGGAAGAGATAATAAGCAAGGTCAAAGCAGCAACAAAGGTTCGTTACCTCAAACACCGAAAAACCAAAAAATTGCACCAAACAAAGCGAAAGAAGAGTTTTCAAAGGAATTTTCAGATATGATTAATTCAGTAGCTGAAAAGAAATCTAAGAAATAG
- a CDS encoding YbjQ family protein — protein MIIVTTENIAHHQITEVIGPVFGLTVRARGIGKDIVASLKGLVGGEISQYTEMLEDARKQAMDRMVQNATAMGANAIIMMRFDSGEIGQNMSEIVAYGTAVIVEKR, from the coding sequence ATGATTATCGTAACAACTGAAAATATTGCGCATCATCAAATTACAGAAGTAATAGGTCCGGTATTTGGTTTAACCGTTAGAGCTAGAGGGATTGGCAAAGATATCGTAGCTTCACTAAAGGGACTTGTAGGCGGAGAAATCAGTCAGTATACAGAAATGCTTGAAGATGCTCGAAAGCAAGCGATGGATCGAATGGTGCAAAACGCTACGGCAATGGGTGCAAATGCAATTATTATGATGCGTTTTGACTCTGGTGAAATTGGGCAAAATATGAGCGAAATTGTTGCTTATGGTACAGCTGTTATTGTGGAGAAAAGATAG
- a CDS encoding DUF4179 domain-containing protein → MNTRSKQKDKEVTQLERFIRETPVEVDLVNRTMSKYESIRNTKPSEKFRTRKNLRQRVMMITASAAMIFSLIIITGLISPTMAATMKEVPLLSSVFKFTRDLGLHAADEKGFSTKLNTSVTHEGFTLNVTEVVFDGTRVAIGIERHHKEGENSKESLSDQMSNIEFLLNGEPLNHTNFSGVFRQPSKDKNSVILEFSDLKNQGGSPFPKQFNLTLSTTITEISEPFKMDIPVSDIGNYVNLQPNISRKYKNNQFTIEQIILTPITTSITTRIALLDKSTSVDFREGINIEVYDEQGRELKLIHGNGRRETNKGNSDLIMDLRFHPFETLPKAITIKPYINLINDYPKGTYQEDENGDPIIQYIPELEITIPIKSQQ, encoded by the coding sequence ATGAACACTCGCTCAAAACAGAAGGATAAAGAGGTAACTCAGTTAGAAAGATTCATTCGAGAAACACCTGTGGAAGTTGATTTGGTAAATCGTACTATGAGCAAATATGAAAGTATTCGTAATACAAAGCCGTCTGAAAAATTTAGAACTCGTAAGAACTTACGTCAAAGAGTCATGATGATTACCGCCTCCGCAGCAATGATTTTTAGTTTGATCATTATCACGGGTTTAATTTCACCAACGATGGCGGCGACGATGAAAGAAGTGCCTTTATTATCATCTGTTTTTAAATTTACAAGGGATCTTGGTCTACACGCCGCAGATGAAAAGGGATTCTCAACAAAATTGAATACAAGCGTTACGCATGAAGGCTTTACATTAAATGTAACAGAAGTAGTGTTTGACGGTACACGTGTTGCAATTGGGATTGAACGCCATCATAAAGAAGGTGAAAATTCAAAAGAAAGTTTATCAGATCAAATGAGTAATATTGAATTTTTACTAAATGGTGAACCACTGAATCACACTAATTTTAGTGGTGTTTTTAGACAGCCAAGTAAGGATAAGAATTCCGTAATTCTTGAATTTTCAGATTTGAAAAATCAAGGTGGAAGTCCTTTCCCAAAGCAGTTTAATTTGACATTATCCACTACAATAACCGAGATTTCTGAACCTTTTAAAATGGATATTCCAGTGAGTGATATTGGTAACTATGTAAACCTACAACCTAATATAAGTAGAAAATACAAAAATAATCAGTTTACTATTGAACAAATTATACTAACTCCCATTACAACTAGTATTACGACAAGAATAGCCTTGCTTGATAAATCAACTTCTGTAGATTTCCGGGAAGGAATAAATATCGAAGTTTATGATGAACAAGGGCGTGAACTAAAACTAATTCATGGCAATGGTCGGCGTGAGACAAATAAAGGAAATAGCGATTTAATTATGGATTTACGGTTCCATCCATTTGAAACCTTACCAAAAGCTATTACAATTAAGCCATATATTAATCTTATTAATGACTATCCAAAAGGAACATATCAAGAGGATGAAAATGGTGACCCAATAATTCAATACATCCCTGAACTAGAAATAACAATACCGATTAAATCACAGCAATAA
- a CDS encoding YebC/PmpR family DNA-binding transcriptional regulator yields the protein MGRKWNNIKDKKAGKDAANSRIYAKFGREIYVAAKSGEPNPESNRALKTVLERAKTYSVPKHIIEKAIDKAKGGGDEQFDELRYEGFGVAGTMVIVDALTNNVNRTASEVRAAFGKNGGNMGVSGSAAHMFQNTAVFGVEGKSEDEILEILMEADLDMRDIMDEEGTIIVYVEPEQFHATQEAFKGAGIEEFTVAELAMLPMTEVALAGDDLAKFEKMIDALEDLEDVQRVYHNADLGE from the coding sequence ATGGGTCGTAAGTGGAATAACATTAAAGACAAAAAGGCTGGTAAAGACGCAGCTAACAGTCGTATCTATGCAAAGTTTGGTCGAGAAATTTATGTAGCAGCAAAATCTGGTGAACCAAATCCAGAATCAAACCGCGCATTAAAAACCGTTTTAGAGCGTGCGAAAACATATTCGGTACCAAAACATATCATCGAAAAAGCAATTGACAAAGCTAAAGGTGGCGGCGACGAGCAATTTGACGAGCTACGCTACGAAGGTTTCGGCGTAGCAGGTACAATGGTTATCGTTGATGCTTTAACAAACAACGTAAACCGTACAGCTTCAGAAGTTCGTGCAGCATTCGGTAAAAACGGCGGTAACATGGGTGTATCTGGTTCAGCAGCGCACATGTTCCAAAATACTGCAGTATTCGGGGTTGAAGGCAAATCAGAAGATGAAATCCTTGAAATCTTAATGGAAGCAGATTTAGATATGCGTGATATTATGGATGAAGAAGGCACAATCATCGTTTATGTAGAGCCAGAGCAGTTCCATGCAACACAAGAAGCATTCAAGGGTGCTGGTATTGAAGAATTTACAGTAGCAGAGTTAGCGATGTTACCAATGACAGAAGTAGCATTAGCTGGTGATGACTTAGCAAAATTCGAAAAAATGATCGATGCGTTAGAAGATTTAGAAGATGTACAACGCGTTTATCATAATGCTGATTTAGGCGAATAA
- a CDS encoding SDR family NAD(P)-dependent oxidoreductase — protein sequence MRLKGKVAIITGAANGMGAEEAKLFAKEGAKVVATDFNEAKLLEVEAEIKAAGGEITAIKQNVISEDEWKAVVAKTIELYGKVDILVNNAGVASPNSFANMEMDEWNAVMDINLNGCVLGMKYCIPEMKKAGGGSVINISSIGGIVGMAGSSPYTAAKGALRALSKSAAVEYGKDKIRVNSLHPGIIVTPMTAQSMEVAMPYYELHTQLPYFGQPEDIAYGVVFLASDESKFMTGAELVIDGGWTAL from the coding sequence ATGAGATTAAAAGGTAAAGTAGCGATTATTACAGGCGCAGCAAACGGGATGGGTGCCGAAGAAGCAAAATTATTTGCAAAAGAAGGCGCGAAAGTTGTAGCAACAGACTTTAATGAAGCAAAATTACTTGAAGTAGAAGCAGAAATCAAAGCAGCTGGTGGCGAAATAACTGCGATTAAGCAAAACGTTATTTCTGAAGACGAATGGAAAGCGGTCGTAGCGAAAACAATTGAGTTATATGGTAAAGTCGATATTCTTGTAAACAATGCGGGCGTTGCGAGTCCAAATAGTTTCGCTAATATGGAAATGGACGAGTGGAATGCCGTTATGGACATCAACTTAAATGGTTGTGTGTTAGGGATGAAATACTGTATTCCAGAAATGAAAAAAGCGGGCGGCGGTTCTGTTATTAATATTTCTTCTATTGGCGGTATTGTAGGGATGGCTGGATCAAGCCCTTATACAGCTGCAAAAGGTGCATTACGTGCATTATCTAAATCAGCTGCAGTAGAATACGGAAAAGATAAAATTCGCGTAAACTCATTACACCCAGGTATTATCGTAACACCTATGACAGCACAATCAATGGAAGTGGCAATGCCTTATTACGAACTACATACGCAATTACCTTACTTTGGCCAACCAGAGGATATAGCATATGGCGTCGTATTTTTAGCGAGTGATGAATCGAAATTTATGACAGGTGCAGAGCTTGTTATTGATGGTGGATGGACAGCTCTATAA
- a CDS encoding RNA polymerase sigma factor has protein sequence MTASNTPRENTEFATKSIVVQVQSGNIQAYTEIIRSFQKQIYIYCYYLLGSKEEAEDAAQDIFIKGLENIRNFSYTVSFSAWLYKIAHHHCMDILKKKNKSYKFWTSFKKEQAHDQSHRQAYEYDDFIHELLEKLSVDERRILLLRSIEEYSFDEIASIMELKATTVRKKYERLRKKLLKEKKLGGEIYEHSLKTEG, from the coding sequence TTGACTGCATCAAATACACCTAGGGAAAATACTGAGTTTGCTACAAAATCTATTGTAGTACAAGTTCAATCGGGCAATATTCAAGCCTATACAGAAATTATCCGTAGCTTTCAAAAACAAATCTATATTTACTGTTATTATCTACTGGGAAGTAAGGAAGAAGCGGAGGATGCGGCACAAGATATTTTTATAAAAGGATTAGAAAATATCCGTAATTTTTCATATACAGTCTCATTCTCAGCATGGCTTTACAAAATTGCACATCACCATTGTATGGATATACTTAAAAAGAAAAACAAAAGCTACAAATTTTGGACAAGTTTTAAGAAGGAACAAGCACACGATCAGAGTCATAGGCAAGCATATGAATATGATGATTTCATTCACGAGTTATTAGAAAAGTTAAGTGTGGACGAAAGAAGAATTCTGCTACTTAGATCGATTGAAGAATATAGCTTTGATGAAATTGCTTCGATTATGGAACTTAAAGCAACGACTGTTCGAAAAAAATATGAACGATTACGTAAAAAATTGCTGAAAGAGAAAAAGTTGGGAGGGGAAATTTATGAACACTCGCTCAAAACAGAAGGATAA
- a CDS encoding low molecular weight protein-tyrosine-phosphatase produces the protein MKQVLFICLGNICRSPMAEAVMRDLVEKNGLTSKIKVDSAGTSDYHIDEQPHRGTKAKLQEYGISTSGMKARQLRSSDLRDFDYLVCMDDSNVRNTIEMLRAEGHAKVFRFLDLTPHKKDVPDPWYTGDFQETYDLCLEGCEVLLEKILID, from the coding sequence ATGAAACAGGTGTTATTTATTTGTTTGGGCAATATTTGTCGTTCGCCAATGGCTGAGGCGGTCATGCGTGATTTAGTGGAAAAGAACGGATTAACAAGTAAAATTAAAGTCGATTCGGCTGGGACAAGTGATTACCATATTGACGAGCAACCACACAGAGGAACGAAGGCAAAGTTACAGGAATATGGCATTTCAACAAGCGGAATGAAGGCGCGCCAATTACGTAGTTCAGATTTACGAGATTTTGATTATTTAGTATGCATGGACGATAGCAATGTCCGTAATACGATTGAGATGTTACGCGCGGAAGGACATGCAAAAGTGTTTCGTTTCTTAGATTTAACACCGCATAAAAAAGATGTGCCAGATCCATGGTATACAGGTGATTTTCAGGAAACATATGATTTATGTTTAGAGGGCTGCGAAGTGTTACTGGAGAAAATTTTGATAGACTAA
- a CDS encoding TetR-like C-terminal domain-containing protein, with translation MKLDARQVQSIKKLHKAYLSLLLESNENMSIQSLCLEARITRPTFYKFYKDPMELRLHLHETLLNNLKACLQINNPKDMTDFGPEELPENMLWLFEHILENQLAYEVLLVNQPDGLFIKSFKEILLKYIDDGVTTTKIPPQHIRAQRSFVVHYVAGAYMESITWWIQNNCMHDASFMALKLLELSLHGPYKVEIQWKK, from the coding sequence TTGAAACTAGACGCTAGACAAGTTCAGTCTATAAAAAAATTGCATAAAGCGTATCTTTCATTACTACTAGAATCCAATGAAAACATGTCTATCCAAAGCCTTTGCTTGGAGGCGCGAATAACGCGGCCAACTTTTTATAAATTTTACAAGGATCCCATGGAGCTACGCCTACATTTACATGAAACGTTATTGAATAACTTAAAAGCTTGCTTACAAATTAACAATCCAAAAGATATGACTGATTTTGGTCCAGAAGAATTGCCTGAAAATATGTTGTGGCTTTTTGAACATATTTTAGAAAATCAATTGGCTTATGAAGTTTTATTAGTTAATCAACCAGATGGGCTGTTTATTAAGTCTTTTAAAGAAATTTTGCTAAAGTACATTGACGATGGAGTTACAACGACAAAAATACCTCCACAACATATAAGAGCGCAAAGATCATTTGTTGTCCATTATGTTGCAGGTGCCTATATGGAAAGCATTACGTGGTGGATTCAAAATAATTGTATGCATGATGCGTCTTTTATGGCGTTAAAATTACTTGAACTCTCCTTACATGGCCCTTATAAAGTAGAAATTCAATGGAAAAAATAA